From a region of the Candidatus Bathyarchaeota archaeon genome:
- a CDS encoding class I SAM-dependent methyltransferase translates to MFIAPFVASPLPVVRHMLKLADLKPGETFYDLGAGDGRTVIMAAQEFGARAVGVELREDLAKKALATIHELGIQDRVTIVQNDLFKVNLSPANVVFLYLTTSANDKVKPKLEKELKPGARVVSHDYEILGWKPVKTENFCENPKLGYPSHTIYIYHK, encoded by the coding sequence TTGTTCATCGCTCCTTTCGTTGCATCACCTCTTCCAGTTGTCAGGCACATGCTAAAACTTGCAGACCTAAAGCCTGGGGAAACCTTCTACGACCTAGGGGCCGGGGATGGTCGAACAGTAATTATGGCGGCGCAAGAATTTGGAGCCAGAGCGGTCGGCGTTGAACTGCGAGAAGATCTAGCCAAAAAAGCTTTAGCAACTATTCATGAACTCGGCATCCAAGACCGAGTAACCATCGTCCAAAACGACTTATTCAAAGTGAACCTTTCTCCAGCAAATGTCGTGTTTTTATATCTCACAACTAGCGCAAATGACAAAGTCAAGCCAAAGCTGGAAAAAGAATTGAAGCCCGGTGCACGAGTAGTTTCTCACGACTACGAGATTCTAGGATGGAAACCAGTAAAAACGGAAAACTTCTGTGAAAATCCAAAGCTTGGCTACCCATCACACACAATATACATTTATCATAAGTAA